In Rhineura floridana isolate rRhiFlo1 chromosome 22, rRhiFlo1.hap2, whole genome shotgun sequence, a single genomic region encodes these proteins:
- the TSGA10IP gene encoding testis-specific protein 10-interacting protein: MLNPHRQSVLTNACVKVSVDPITQASGTIYEPKGQVRLLGLLSESSPSQQEDYLDAGDGMLICMKRAKKRSPHSIRKGCWEPEETGPHVSEASDTEPEPEANRQVVAVGWATPPAPGANNTSPSLSLALEPAKESRPGSFPFHWIWESFSVNGQAVYQDRSLEKPKKKRSPQASTVSIHEPPCTPEPGSPGPTPCSPKEGRCVEVPKAAADDGPEDHPWSRRQKHHQPPGLAPGSSLLPLYWKMEARSEARKRQLRQERQRWLQLTQQLLSLEDQFPRREKHLSLKQLEEKLRAELLCLATEPEEPGPQKEKGKAKSRARASKEEPTFQPVINRKVPNFRSLQRRFQEQLEQKKDQAKLTICKPFRLHTASSSQQLSGEEEKQEQEDSFSEVQRLWGLHWRAPSCPDFGPPMVPPVMHTKASDKRQEANRLLLLEWERRERQEKRRAELRRAKEHEVQQEVAKCLATYQTPSHSMGSVQRKREMLRRQEKQRMEEYTLQLQEMQDRVESRPFLFERVMQANARQAVERRFSQVLAALGIDEEVLWKHAVRQSAGKSSAKYIHKRTESPEDLSEST, encoded by the exons ATGTTGAACCCTCaccgccagtcagtgttgaccaaCGCTTGTGTCAAGGTCTCTGTGGACCCCATTACCCAGGCATCCGGCACCATCTATGAGCCAAAGGGGCAGGTCCGGCTCTTGGGCCTGCTGTCGGAGAGCTCCCCTTCACAACAG GAGGACTATCTGGATGCCGGTGATGGAATGCTGATCTGCATGAAGCGGGCAAAGAAGAGAAGTCCTCACTCCATAAGGAAGGGCTGCTGGGAGCCTGAGGAAACAGGCCCACATGTCAGCGAAGCCTCAGACACAGAGCCAGAGCCAGAAGCAAACAGGCAAGTTGTTGCGGTGGGCTGGGCGA CACCTCCCGCTCCAGGTGCCAACAACACCTCGCCAAGCCTTTCCCTGGCGCTGGAGCCCGCCAAGGAGTCTCGTCCTGGTTCCTTTCCCTTCCACTGGATATGGGAATCCTTCTCCGTCAATGGCCAGGCGGTGTACCAAGACCGTTCCCTGGAGAAACCCAAGAAGAAGAGGTCCCCTCAGGCTTCGACTGTCTCCATCCACGAGCCCCCCTGCACGCCGGAGCCAGGGAGCCCTGGTCCCACTCCCTGTAGCCCTAAAGAGGGCCGTTGCGTGGAAGTGCCCAAGGCAGCCGCAGACGATGGCCCCGAGGATCATCCCTGGTCCAGGCGCCAGAAGCACCACCAACCTCCGGGCCTGGCTCCCGGgagctccctcttgcccctctacTGGAAGATGGAGGCCCGATCCGAGGCCCGGAAGCGGCAGTTGCGCCAGGAGCGCCAGCGCTGGCTCCAGCTCACCCAGCAGCTCCTGAGCCTGGAGGACCAGTTCCCCAGGCGGGAGAAGCACCTCTCCCTCAAGCAGCTGGAAGAGAAGCTCCGAGCTGAGCTCCTCTGCCTGGCCACGGAGCCGGAAGAGCCTGGGCCCcagaaggagaaggggaaagcCAAGAGCCGGGCCCGGGCCTCCAAGGAGGAGCCGACCTTCCAGCCTGTCATCAACCGCAAGGTCCCCAACTTCAGGAGCCTGCAGAGGCGCTTCCAAGAGCAACTGGAACAAAAGAAAGATCAGG CAAAGCTGACTATCTGTAAGCCTTTCCGACTTCACACCGCCAGCAGCtcccagcagctctctggggaaGAGGAGAAGCAAGAGCAGGAAGACTCGTTTTCTGAGGTCCAGCGGCTCTGGGGGCTTCATTGGAGGGCCCCGTCTTGCCCAGACTTTGGCCCACCCATGGTTCCTCCTGTGATGCACACCAAGGCCTCTGACAAGCGGCAAGAGGCGAACAG ACTGCTGTTGCTCGAATGGGAACGGCGGGAGCGACAGGAGAAGCGGCGAGCTGAGCTGCGCAGGGCCAAGGAGCATGAAGTGCAGCAGGAAGTGGCCAAGTGCCTGGCGACGTACCAGACCCCCAGCCACTCCATGGGGTCAGTCCAGAGAAAGCGGGAAATGCTCAG GAGGCAGGAGAAGCAGCGCATGGAGGAGTACACATTGCAGCTGCAGGAGATGCAAGACCGCGTGGAGAGCCGGCCTTTCCTCTTTGAGAGAGTCATGCAG GCCAATGCCCGCCAAGCTGTGGAGCGGCGTTTCTCCCAGGTCCTGGCTGCGCTGGGCATCGACGAAGAAGTGCTCTGGAAGCATGCCGTGCGGCAGTCTGCTGGCAAGTCCTCAGCCAAGTACAT ACACAAGAGGACGGAGTCTCCGGAGGATCTCTCCGAATCAACCTGA